The Streptomyces europaeiscabiei genome window below encodes:
- a CDS encoding peptidoglycan-binding domain-containing protein: MRLSKRITLALTTAAVVCGGVLTAPTAGASVSSGVIGGADWGNAGVRNDWGDEGPVDHNSNNNTRAVALWQLVMKAEGFYTGAIDCDFGTGTIAATKAFQNWYGLKDDGSAGPLTMGVADNSLTDLGNNRDIRYVGWENSGQVTFRRIDGVYHIYLNGAWRSASYTSSAGC, from the coding sequence TTGAGACTCTCCAAGCGCATCACCCTCGCCCTCACCACCGCGGCCGTCGTCTGCGGCGGCGTCCTGACGGCGCCGACGGCCGGCGCGTCGGTCTCCAGCGGCGTCATCGGTGGCGCCGACTGGGGCAACGCCGGTGTGCGGAACGACTGGGGCGACGAGGGCCCCGTGGACCACAACTCCAACAACAACACCAGGGCGGTGGCGCTGTGGCAGTTGGTCATGAAGGCTGAGGGGTTCTACACCGGCGCCATCGACTGCGACTTCGGCACCGGTACCATCGCGGCCACCAAGGCCTTCCAGAACTGGTACGGCCTGAAAGACGACGGCAGCGCGGGGCCCCTCACCATGGGCGTCGCGGACAACTCCCTCACCGACCTCGGCAACAACCGGGACATCAGGTACGTCGGATGGGAGAACTCGGGGCAGGTCACCTTCCGGCGGATCGACGGGGTGTACCACATCTACCTCAACGGCGCTTGGAGGAGCGCCTCCTACACCTCGTCCGCAGGGTGCTGA
- a CDS encoding AraC-like ligand-binding domain-containing protein translates to MVLVTRFRTQDLPVAERFSSWYDRAACSFAPSVLRSDHEADFRADAQVLDLGGVQVSSLAYPSLESRRPASMIRSSDPESLQLLLTLRGSHRILQGGRDITSGPGEAVLYDTSRPWHGWAAAGHDTVQGVMVQFPRALLPLPADQVRRLTGTRLSGREPMGALLSGYLTQLTADAAAYTVADGARLTTVTLDLVTAFLAHHLETGTPVPEGTQRDARLLEIRAFVQRHLGDPELSPSMIAAAHNISLRSLHRLFGEADMTVAGWIRTRRLELCRRDLADPRLHAHPVRAIAARWGFTDPAHFSRAFRTAHGLSPQEYRRLHP, encoded by the coding sequence ATGGTGCTGGTGACGCGATTCCGGACGCAGGACCTGCCGGTCGCCGAGCGGTTCTCCTCCTGGTACGACAGGGCGGCCTGCTCGTTCGCCCCCAGCGTGCTCCGCAGTGACCATGAAGCGGACTTCCGGGCAGACGCGCAGGTGCTGGATCTGGGCGGGGTGCAGGTGTCCTCACTGGCCTATCCGTCGCTGGAGTCACGTCGGCCGGCGAGCATGATCCGTTCCTCCGATCCCGAGTCCTTACAACTGTTGCTGACCCTGCGCGGGAGCCACCGGATCCTGCAGGGCGGCCGTGACATCACGAGTGGGCCGGGCGAAGCCGTGCTCTACGACACCTCGCGTCCATGGCATGGCTGGGCGGCCGCCGGTCACGACACGGTGCAAGGAGTGATGGTGCAGTTCCCCCGGGCGCTGTTGCCGCTCCCGGCCGACCAGGTCCGCCGGCTCACGGGCACGCGCCTGTCCGGGCGGGAGCCGATGGGCGCCCTGCTGTCCGGCTACCTCACCCAACTCACCGCGGACGCCGCCGCCTACACCGTGGCGGACGGCGCCCGCCTGACGACCGTCACCCTCGACCTGGTCACCGCCTTCCTGGCCCATCACCTGGAGACGGGCACCCCGGTGCCGGAGGGTACCCAACGCGATGCGCGACTGCTGGAGATCCGTGCCTTCGTCCAGCGGCACCTGGGCGACCCCGAGCTGTCCCCGAGCATGATCGCGGCAGCCCACAACATCTCTCTGCGCTCCCTGCACCGGCTCTTCGGGGAAGCGGACATGACCGTCGCCGGATGGATCCGCACCCGTCGGCTGGAGCTCTGCCGCCGCGACCTGGCCGACCCTCGCCTGCACGCGCACCCCGTCCGCGCCATCGCCGCCCGTTGGGGGTTCACGGACCCCGCCCACTTCAGCCGAGCCTTCCGCACCGCCCACGGGCTCAGTCCCCAGGAATACCGCCGGCTGCACCCATGA